One stretch of Qipengyuania gelatinilytica DNA includes these proteins:
- a CDS encoding sodium:solute symporter family transporter codes for MIGDTAQFGNATQLLVFIGLTALVGLLTWWKVRSAKHDGSEKDVFLAGKGLSWVFVAGAITLTNLSTDQLVGMNGNQMLLLAWWEIAGFVGLMTLAFVFVPLYYRYNCTTVTELLERRYDGRSIRTLISAIFIAGNLLIYLPAALYSGGLFLQSLFGAQIPLIWFSLGLALVGAAYTVLGGLRAVAVMDTFSGIGILALALLIVFLALAAVDFDIVTGVPAERLSMVGAADSPIPFHTLFTGMAFIQIFYWSTNQNITQKAMAAPTVKEAQKGVFAAAAIRILVVPPIVVIPGVVAYKLFGDVGDAAYGRLVAEVLPTWLSGAFAAMVAAAVITTFSAVLNSTVALYAVDFHEQFIGEVKNHWKLGAMMSAFATVLAIVMVPVFMNAESIINLLQQLNGLSSMPILSAFIVGLLFRNVAARSAIAGVVWGIGLYALFTFNEGFAAAIGIHYIDFMVVTLFTSVFAALAFNRFALGRKAEWIGFELFRGKGEEGVAA; via the coding sequence TTGATCGGCGATACGGCGCAATTCGGCAATGCGACGCAGCTGCTGGTGTTTATCGGCCTGACGGCCCTCGTCGGCCTGCTAACCTGGTGGAAGGTCCGCAGCGCCAAGCACGACGGGTCGGAGAAAGACGTCTTTCTTGCCGGCAAGGGGCTGAGCTGGGTCTTTGTCGCGGGCGCAATCACTTTGACCAACCTCTCGACCGACCAGCTGGTGGGCATGAACGGCAACCAGATGCTGCTGCTCGCCTGGTGGGAGATTGCCGGCTTCGTCGGGCTGATGACCTTGGCCTTCGTTTTCGTGCCGCTCTACTATCGCTATAATTGCACCACGGTCACCGAGCTTCTCGAACGGCGCTATGACGGACGTTCGATCCGCACGCTGATCTCGGCGATCTTCATTGCCGGAAACCTGCTGATCTACCTGCCGGCCGCGCTTTATTCGGGCGGGCTGTTCCTGCAGTCGCTGTTCGGAGCGCAGATACCCTTGATCTGGTTCTCGCTCGGCCTTGCCCTGGTGGGCGCGGCCTATACCGTGCTCGGGGGCCTGCGCGCGGTGGCCGTGATGGACACGTTTTCCGGCATCGGCATCCTCGCGCTTGCGCTGCTGATCGTGTTCCTCGCGCTGGCCGCAGTCGACTTCGATATCGTCACCGGCGTTCCAGCCGAACGGCTGAGCATGGTGGGCGCGGCGGACAGCCCGATCCCCTTCCACACGCTGTTCACCGGCATGGCGTTCATCCAGATCTTCTACTGGTCGACCAACCAGAACATCACCCAGAAGGCGATGGCCGCACCGACAGTAAAGGAAGCGCAGAAGGGCGTCTTCGCTGCCGCCGCTATCCGTATCCTCGTGGTGCCGCCGATCGTGGTGATCCCCGGCGTGGTCGCCTACAAGCTGTTCGGCGATGTCGGTGATGCGGCCTACGGCAGGCTGGTCGCGGAAGTCCTGCCCACCTGGCTGTCGGGCGCGTTTGCCGCAATGGTCGCCGCCGCCGTGATCACGACCTTCAGCGCCGTGCTCAACTCCACCGTCGCGCTCTATGCGGTCGACTTCCATGAACAGTTCATCGGCGAGGTGAAAAACCACTGGAAGCTGGGCGCGATGATGAGCGCGTTTGCGACCGTCCTCGCCATCGTGATGGTGCCCGTCTTCATGAATGCGGAAAGCATCATCAACCTGCTGCAGCAATTAAACGGCCTCTCCTCCATGCCGATCCTGTCGGCCTTCATCGTGGGCCTGCTGTTCCGCAATGTCGCGGCGCGCTCTGCGATCGCAGGCGTGGTCTGGGGCATCGGCCTCTATGCGCTGTTCACCTTCAACGAAGGCTTCGCGGCAGCGATCGGCATCCACTATATCGACTTCATGGTCGTGACCCTGTTCACCTCGGTGTTTGCAGCGCTTGCCTTCAATCGCTTCGCGCTGGGCCGCAAGGCGGAATGGATCGGGTTCGAGCTCTTCCGCGGCAAGGGCGAGGAAGGCGTCGCGGCGTGA
- a CDS encoding alpha-galactosidase — protein sequence MSDAAKLHALHGEEWSLVLEEQGNGQIAWRHLGARLAPGALPPLTRLRGQTTFSLEGEPAMPVLPIAGAGWFGPSVLSVRDAAGNGIAPCFDSSRVFSSSDDLTIRLEDREKGICLTVDFQPFGADGLLVQTHLGNIGSAPLAIDRLVSAQLPLPPSAREIISRRGRHAGELSEHREAMPAHGWERTTRQGLTGHGGPPALEILCGNADRHSGLALSAQMAWSGDSRLAIEQTDEGFAVFSAEALLAAGEKRLEPGETYSPPRVYLAISSSGRNGVMARQHSMVREVLKWPDGTMKPRPAHLNSWEALYFGHDETRIAQLAKAAASVGAERFVLDDGWFKGRGNDRAGLGDWTPDPRKYPQGLAPLANSIRELGMQFGLWVEPEMVNPDSDLYRDHPDWVLGSSPLSRNQLVLDMRREEVRDYLVGCLDTLLREVPIDYLKWDHNRAHAPSGGAAQIEGSYALFARVREAHPDVEIEACAAGGGRIDAGIARYTHRFWTSDNIDALSRNEMQRGFLAFMPPEVMGAHVGASPSHATGRSQSLAFRAAIACQGHFGIELDPDALDGRDRQRLVHWTAFYKQWRELIHGGRVHLGEAPHGLGWQAQGDGDTYLLWVIRAHPTPDQRDGPLALPFADGRDWNVRLLQKAGHPHVLAAQDGLVYGPDRDNPVRYTGSWLASAGLPLPALAAETAAIFHLEAL from the coding sequence GTGAGCGATGCCGCAAAGCTGCACGCGCTTCACGGCGAAGAGTGGAGCCTCGTTCTCGAGGAGCAAGGCAACGGTCAGATAGCATGGCGGCACCTCGGAGCGAGGCTCGCCCCGGGCGCCCTGCCACCGCTCACCAGGTTGAGGGGACAAACGACCTTCTCGCTCGAAGGTGAGCCTGCAATGCCGGTCCTGCCGATTGCCGGAGCAGGCTGGTTCGGACCGTCCGTCCTCTCGGTGCGCGATGCGGCGGGGAACGGCATCGCCCCTTGCTTCGACAGCTCGAGGGTCTTCTCCTCGTCCGATGACCTGACGATAAGGCTGGAGGACCGCGAAAAGGGTATCTGCCTGACCGTCGACTTCCAGCCTTTCGGCGCAGATGGGCTCCTGGTCCAGACGCATCTTGGAAATATCGGGTCCGCCCCGCTTGCGATCGACCGGCTGGTCAGCGCACAGCTTCCCCTTCCCCCGTCAGCGCGCGAAATCATCTCGCGGCGCGGACGACATGCGGGCGAATTGTCGGAGCACCGCGAAGCAATGCCCGCGCACGGATGGGAGCGGACCACGCGGCAGGGACTGACCGGGCATGGCGGTCCCCCAGCGCTTGAAATCCTGTGCGGGAATGCGGACCGGCATAGCGGGCTTGCCTTGTCGGCACAGATGGCATGGTCAGGCGACAGCCGCCTCGCCATCGAGCAGACGGACGAAGGGTTTGCCGTTTTCTCGGCAGAGGCGCTTCTCGCGGCAGGAGAAAAGCGGCTCGAGCCGGGCGAAACCTACTCGCCGCCGCGCGTCTATCTCGCGATCAGCTCGTCGGGCCGCAACGGGGTTATGGCGCGCCAGCATTCGATGGTTCGTGAAGTGCTGAAATGGCCGGACGGAACGATGAAACCGCGTCCGGCGCACCTGAACAGCTGGGAAGCGCTCTATTTCGGTCATGACGAGACAAGGATTGCGCAGCTTGCCAAGGCCGCCGCCAGCGTGGGCGCCGAGCGCTTTGTCCTCGACGATGGATGGTTCAAGGGCCGGGGCAACGACAGGGCGGGCCTTGGCGACTGGACACCCGATCCGCGCAAATACCCGCAGGGCCTCGCGCCGCTCGCGAACAGTATCCGCGAACTCGGCATGCAGTTCGGGCTGTGGGTCGAGCCTGAAATGGTCAATCCGGATAGCGATCTCTATCGCGACCATCCGGACTGGGTGCTCGGCTCCTCGCCGCTTTCGCGAAACCAGCTGGTACTCGACATGCGCCGTGAAGAGGTGCGGGACTACCTGGTCGGCTGCCTCGATACGCTCTTACGCGAGGTGCCGATCGACTACCTCAAGTGGGACCACAACCGCGCTCACGCACCTTCAGGTGGCGCCGCGCAGATCGAGGGAAGCTACGCGCTCTTCGCTCGCGTTCGCGAAGCCCATCCCGATGTCGAGATCGAAGCCTGCGCTGCCGGCGGCGGGAGGATCGATGCGGGTATTGCACGCTACACGCACCGTTTCTGGACCAGCGACAATATCGACGCGCTCTCGCGTAACGAGATGCAGCGCGGCTTCCTTGCCTTCATGCCGCCCGAGGTCATGGGCGCACATGTCGGTGCCAGCCCCAGCCATGCGACTGGGCGCAGCCAATCCCTCGCTTTTCGCGCCGCAATCGCCTGCCAGGGCCATTTCGGTATCGAGCTCGATCCCGATGCGCTGGACGGGAGGGACCGGCAAAGGCTCGTTCACTGGACCGCATTCTACAAGCAATGGCGCGAGTTGATCCACGGCGGGCGCGTCCATCTCGGAGAAGCGCCGCATGGCCTTGGCTGGCAGGCGCAGGGCGATGGTGACACATACCTGCTCTGGGTAATCCGTGCGCACCCCACACCCGACCAACGCGATGGACCGCTCGCCCTGCCTTTTGCCGATGGCCGCGACTGGAATGTCCGCCTGCTCCAAAAGGCAGGTCACCCCCACGTGCTCGCCGCGCAGGACGGGCTGGTCTATGGTCCGGATCGGGACAATCCGGTCCGCTACACGGGAAGCTGGCTTGCATCGGCCGGTCTGCCGCTTCCTGCCCTTGCTGCAGAGACCGCCGCGATCTTCCATCTGGAGGCCTTATGA
- a CDS encoding UDP-glucose--hexose-1-phosphate uridylyltransferase: MTKDLPHRRQNLLTGEWVLVSPQRMKRPWQGEVKPSATQQRPPHDASCYLCPGNERSGGATNPDYDGTFVFPNDFPALLDRSEEVDDGGLFVERAATGEARVICYSPDHSQTLSRMDDAGRRKVIDSWCELSQELGSRWAHVELFENKGAMMGASSPHPHGQVWAGDFVPTLVQREDDRQRDYYSTQRRPLLADVAAAEMEAGHRIVARNGYWLVVVPHWAAWPFETLVLPLEPVARLEELGEAARGALAQVLGQVLRAYDALFQTDFPYSMGWHGAPHGSGEDTAHWLLHAHFYPPLLRSAEIRKHMVGFELLAETQRDLTPEAAAQRLRELIE, translated from the coding sequence ATGACCAAGGACCTGCCACATCGCAGGCAGAACCTGCTGACCGGCGAATGGGTACTCGTTTCGCCGCAGCGCATGAAACGCCCGTGGCAAGGCGAGGTGAAGCCTTCCGCCACCCAGCAGCGTCCCCCGCACGATGCGTCGTGCTACCTCTGCCCGGGCAACGAGCGCAGCGGTGGAGCCACCAACCCCGACTACGACGGCACATTCGTCTTCCCGAACGACTTTCCCGCGCTTCTCGATCGCAGCGAGGAAGTCGATGACGGCGGCCTGTTCGTCGAGCGCGCTGCAACGGGCGAAGCCCGCGTCATCTGCTATTCGCCGGACCACTCCCAGACGCTTTCCCGCATGGACGACGCCGGACGCCGGAAGGTGATCGACAGCTGGTGCGAGCTTTCGCAGGAGCTCGGGTCGCGCTGGGCCCATGTCGAGCTGTTCGAGAACAAGGGCGCGATGATGGGCGCTTCATCGCCGCATCCGCACGGACAGGTATGGGCGGGCGATTTCGTGCCAACGCTGGTCCAGCGCGAAGACGATCGCCAGCGGGATTACTATTCCACGCAACGCCGGCCGCTTCTGGCCGATGTGGCAGCCGCGGAAATGGAGGCGGGCCACAGGATCGTCGCGAGAAACGGGTACTGGCTTGTGGTGGTGCCGCACTGGGCCGCCTGGCCGTTCGAGACGCTGGTCCTCCCCCTCGAGCCGGTCGCGCGGCTCGAAGAACTGGGCGAGGCTGCACGCGGGGCGCTTGCGCAGGTTCTGGGCCAGGTGCTGCGCGCCTATGACGCGCTGTTCCAGACCGACTTTCCCTACTCCATGGGCTGGCACGGCGCACCTCACGGGTCGGGCGAGGACACCGCGCATTGGCTCCTGCACGCGCATTTCTATCCGCCGCTTCTGCGCTCGGCAGAAATACGCAAGCACATGGTGGGCTTCGAACTGCTCGCCGAAACGCAGCGCGACCTCACACCCGAAGCGGCAGCGCAAAGGCTGCGGGAGCTTATCGAATGA
- the galK gene encoding galactokinase encodes MTGQLHEKAKACFREHFWREPDGVVFAPGRVNLIGEHVDYNDGLVLPMPVSAGTAIAWAQTDGDRIDAFAADFGEEDSFTANDPEKPQGVDWRSYIRGMAAQMGGSLPAMQLAITGDLPKGSGLSSSASLCIAAGRAFAEAGGLAVDATTLARRAQHTEHDFAGVACGIMDQMAVAAGKAGEAMLLDCRDLSYSHVALPDDWGVVVIESGVTRGLVDGEYNARRQQCEAAARALGVTSLRDADLDMVENAKLPQPEKNRALHVIGEIARVREARAAIADANLSDFGRILREGHASLRDLFEVSHPEVDRLVERVQEAIGEVGGVRMTGAGFGGSVVAVMPGDKVDRIMQDYAGRALRVI; translated from the coding sequence ATGACCGGGCAACTCCACGAAAAGGCCAAGGCATGTTTCCGCGAGCATTTTTGGCGCGAGCCTGATGGTGTCGTTTTCGCACCTGGGCGGGTCAACCTGATCGGCGAACATGTCGACTATAACGACGGCCTTGTCCTGCCGATGCCGGTCTCTGCGGGAACGGCGATCGCCTGGGCGCAGACTGATGGCGACCGGATAGACGCATTCGCTGCCGATTTCGGCGAGGAGGATAGCTTCACCGCGAATGATCCCGAGAAGCCGCAAGGCGTCGACTGGCGATCCTATATTCGCGGGATGGCGGCACAGATGGGCGGCAGCCTGCCGGCAATGCAGCTGGCGATCACCGGAGACCTGCCCAAGGGATCGGGCCTTTCATCCTCGGCCTCGCTCTGCATCGCGGCGGGCCGTGCTTTTGCAGAAGCTGGCGGCCTTGCGGTCGATGCGACCACGCTTGCCCGCCGGGCGCAGCACACGGAGCATGATTTCGCCGGCGTCGCCTGCGGCATCATGGACCAGATGGCAGTCGCGGCGGGCAAAGCGGGAGAGGCGATGCTGCTCGATTGCCGCGACCTCTCCTATTCCCATGTCGCCCTGCCTGACGATTGGGGCGTGGTGGTCATAGAATCGGGGGTCACACGCGGACTGGTCGACGGCGAATACAACGCCCGCCGCCAGCAATGCGAGGCTGCGGCACGTGCGCTCGGGGTGACCAGCCTGCGCGATGCCGACCTGGACATGGTCGAGAACGCCAAGCTCCCGCAACCGGAGAAGAACCGCGCACTCCATGTCATCGGCGAGATCGCGAGGGTTCGCGAAGCAAGGGCGGCAATCGCGGACGCGAACCTCTCCGATTTCGGGCGCATCCTGCGAGAAGGCCATGCCTCGCTGCGCGACCTGTTCGAGGTTTCGCATCCCGAGGTCGACCGGCTCGTGGAGCGGGTTCAGGAAGCCATCGGGGAAGTCGGCGGCGTGCGCATGACGGGAGCCGGGTTCGGCGGATCGGTGGTCGCCGTCATGCCCGGCGACAAGGTGGATCGCATCATGCAGGATTACGCAGGGCGGGCGCTGCGGGTCATCTAG
- a CDS encoding aldose 1-epimerase: MIRLESGPSTLEVDPVLGGSILSARWHGMDIMRPMQGDDVLSASYFPLAPYSNRIAGSAFSWRGDEVVLRPNHPGDPASPAIHGVGWTSEWVVNDLGPASVSLDLEHEANADWPWTFVARQDFALARDGLCLSLSLRNMGESAMPAGLGFHPYFPRSSRTLYRGLHSGEWETDAGCIPTRLHRAPQPQDWWQGLPVATRIVDTVYTGRNGPLTIEWPKRGIGLIMTPSDDLAFTTVYVPAGEDIFCVEPVTHMTDAFNRDRPDSGMRLLEAGESWSVDLTLEYVRL; the protein is encoded by the coding sequence ATGATCCGACTGGAATCCGGTCCTTCGACACTGGAGGTCGATCCTGTGCTTGGCGGCTCGATCCTTTCGGCGCGCTGGCATGGCATGGACATCATGCGGCCCATGCAGGGCGACGATGTCCTGTCCGCGTCGTATTTTCCGCTCGCGCCCTATTCCAACCGCATCGCCGGGTCGGCATTTTCATGGCGGGGGGATGAGGTCGTTCTGCGGCCCAATCATCCGGGCGATCCGGCAAGCCCGGCAATCCATGGCGTGGGCTGGACGAGCGAATGGGTTGTGAACGACCTGGGGCCCGCTTCGGTCTCACTCGACCTGGAGCACGAGGCCAACGCGGATTGGCCGTGGACCTTCGTGGCACGGCAGGACTTTGCCCTCGCGCGCGACGGACTGTGTCTTTCCTTGTCGCTCCGGAATATGGGTGAGAGTGCCATGCCGGCAGGGCTGGGTTTCCACCCGTACTTTCCGCGCAGTTCGAGGACGCTCTACCGCGGACTGCACAGCGGGGAATGGGAGACCGATGCCGGATGCATCCCGACACGGCTTCACCGCGCACCGCAACCGCAGGACTGGTGGCAGGGGCTTCCCGTCGCGACGCGCATCGTCGATACGGTCTATACCGGGCGCAATGGACCGCTGACGATCGAATGGCCGAAGCGCGGTATCGGCCTCATCATGACACCCTCCGACGATCTGGCGTTCACGACCGTCTATGTCCCCGCAGGCGAGGATATCTTCTGCGTCGAGCCGGTCACGCACATGACCGATGCTTTCAATCGTGATCGGCCCGATAGCGGGATGCGATTGCTGGAGGCCGGAGAAAGCTGGTCGGTCGATCTGACGCTGGAATATGTCCGGCTCTAG